The following proteins are co-located in the Streptomyces bottropensis ATCC 25435 genome:
- a CDS encoding sensor histidine kinase: MQGRFKRDGSASAEPEPHNGTGNGSSPQHAQNPGPAEIGDGGERSGRPGASVAPQASGKSKGGTNGGATSGSRIALRNWRISTRLVSLLALPVVAATSLGALRIGDNVDDIQQLDNMRLLTDMTKQATELATALQQERDLSAGPLAHGLNANDYTVKGAREKTDQARVQFTDATQAAETANTTEKMPGVRDSLVRVVRELYNLSTIRKNAYVDPKNSTQTVEAYHRLVDQLLDLSTDMAEATSNPDMIKRTRALAAFSSAKEYASVQRAVIAAALPETDDKAGKLSENDRLYANAALANEESDRSTFSDIYGSGAEELTRPIDDASPTIEASDVYADRVLASAGGLGGQDKRSYKDWTDDSAAKIEQMKKIEGSLLEEMEQTARNLRADAEQEAIISGALILLVLGVSLVGAFVVARSMIRSLRRLQDTATKVAQDRLPELVKQLSESDPQDVDTSVESVGVHSRDEIGQVAAAFDDVHREAVRLAAEQALLRGNVNAMFTNLSRRSQGLIQRQLSLISELESREADPDQLSSLFKLDHLATRMRRNGENLLVLAGEEPGRRWTRPVPLVDVLRAAASEVEQYERIELSSVPTTEVAGRVVNDLVHLLAELLENATSFSSPQTKVKVTGHALPDGRVLIEIHDTGIGLSPEDLAAINERLASPPTVDVSVSRRMGLFVVGRLSQRHGIRIQLRPSDSGGTTALVMLPVDVAQGNKKPTPGKPGQGAPSTGGPAAAQAAAGAAAARRQSGNQSGPPLGGPSAGGGLLGGAPQRGQVGAGQGPRAALPGNPSGPGGLGNPGGPRGPQGGPPVPPQGGRPPAGAGAGGFGGGGAFGGGQAPGAPQGLQAAGTGGANGFESFDDSGRQGGGFPTGSGLRPAGGPGDTGAARPGQAAGGPGAVPPKQGKERSGRRRPQLPGRGGPRAELPGGNAPSRTPSWSNDNAQPPVPRASLDAPRGHEEQPDVTAPMPRVDPGQAPGSPMDFPHNPGADFDSRRPGAGTPAQDGTGSYTRSDVYGGAGAPPAPTGPSRGASQDPSSTGQFAVTGYDGSGTGQFPAPGRQNPQGTGQFGAPGRPGPQDPAQFGAPGRQNGQGPGRYDAPGRQNSQDTGQFERPQVNGEGFNAPRPPMPPQRPPVPPQRPARPQEPEALPPATGPMDGRTPLYDTLETNWFHGQGGQNGQNGQQQGQQSNGSAPQQPAAPAPQTPVAPQRPASPAAPASTSWRSTPNDDLVRQAERARQPSAGGVTTSGLPRRVPRANLVPGTAQQQQHQTGPQVSRSPDDVRGRLTNLRRGIAQGRQAGNGQTGSFPSPTHQQER; the protein is encoded by the coding sequence GTGCAGGGACGTTTCAAGAGGGATGGCAGCGCTTCGGCGGAGCCGGAGCCACACAACGGAACCGGTAACGGTTCCTCCCCCCAGCACGCCCAGAACCCGGGTCCGGCGGAGATCGGCGACGGCGGGGAGCGCTCAGGGCGCCCCGGCGCGTCAGTTGCTCCCCAGGCGTCCGGGAAATCCAAGGGCGGCACCAACGGCGGGGCCACGAGCGGCTCCCGAATAGCCCTGCGCAACTGGCGCATCTCCACCCGTCTGGTCTCGCTGCTCGCGCTCCCCGTGGTGGCGGCGACCTCGCTCGGTGCCCTGCGCATCGGCGACAACGTGGACGACATCCAGCAGCTCGACAACATGCGGCTGCTCACGGACATGACCAAGCAGGCGACCGAGCTGGCCACCGCGCTCCAGCAGGAGCGCGACCTGTCCGCCGGTCCCCTCGCGCACGGTCTGAACGCCAACGACTACACGGTCAAGGGCGCCCGCGAGAAGACGGACCAGGCCCGCGTCCAGTTCACCGACGCGACCCAGGCCGCCGAGACCGCAAACACCACCGAGAAGATGCCCGGTGTGCGCGACAGCCTCGTCCGGGTCGTGCGCGAGCTCTACAACCTGAGCACCATCCGCAAGAACGCCTACGTGGACCCCAAGAACTCCACGCAGACGGTTGAGGCCTATCACCGCCTCGTCGACCAGCTGCTGGACCTGTCCACGGACATGGCCGAGGCCACCAGCAACCCGGACATGATCAAGCGGACCCGTGCCCTGGCGGCGTTCTCCTCCGCCAAGGAGTACGCCTCCGTGCAGCGCGCGGTCATCGCGGCGGCCCTGCCCGAGACCGACGACAAGGCCGGCAAGCTCTCCGAGAACGACCGGCTGTACGCGAACGCGGCGCTGGCGAACGAGGAGTCCGACCGCAGCACCTTCTCCGACATCTACGGTTCCGGTGCCGAGGAACTCACCAGGCCGATCGACGACGCGAGCCCGACCATCGAGGCCTCCGACGTCTACGCGGACCGGGTCCTCGCCAGCGCGGGCGGTCTGGGCGGGCAGGACAAGCGCTCGTACAAGGACTGGACCGACGACTCCGCGGCCAAGATCGAGCAGATGAAGAAGATCGAGGGCTCGCTCCTCGAGGAGATGGAACAGACCGCCCGCAACCTCCGCGCCGACGCGGAGCAAGAGGCGATCATCTCCGGTGCGCTGATCCTCCTCGTCCTCGGTGTCTCCCTGGTCGGCGCGTTCGTCGTGGCCCGGTCCATGATCCGCTCGCTGCGCCGGCTGCAGGACACCGCGACCAAGGTCGCCCAGGACCGGCTGCCCGAGCTGGTCAAGCAGCTGTCGGAGTCGGACCCGCAGGACGTCGACACCTCCGTCGAGTCCGTCGGTGTGCACTCCCGGGACGAGATCGGCCAGGTGGCCGCGGCCTTCGACGACGTGCACCGCGAGGCCGTCCGCCTCGCCGCCGAGCAGGCCCTCCTGCGGGGCAACGTCAACGCGATGTTCACCAACCTCTCGCGCCGCTCCCAGGGCCTCATCCAGCGTCAGCTGTCGCTCATCTCCGAACTGGAGTCGCGCGAGGCCGACCCGGACCAGCTGTCCTCCCTCTTCAAGCTCGACCACCTCGCCACCCGCATGCGCCGTAACGGTGAGAACCTCCTCGTTCTCGCCGGTGAGGAACCCGGCCGCCGCTGGACCCGCCCGGTCCCGCTGGTCGACGTGCTCCGCGCCGCCGCGTCCGAGGTGGAGCAGTACGAGCGCATCGAACTGTCCTCCGTGCCGACGACCGAGGTCGCCGGCCGCGTGGTCAACGACCTCGTGCACCTGCTCGCCGAGCTGCTGGAGAACGCCACCTCCTTCTCCTCGCCGCAGACCAAGGTCAAGGTCACCGGTCACGCCCTGCCCGACGGCCGGGTGCTGATCGAGATCCACGACACCGGTATCGGCCTCTCCCCCGAGGACCTCGCGGCGATCAACGAGCGCCTCGCCTCGCCGCCCACCGTGGACGTCTCGGTCTCCCGCCGCATGGGTCTGTTCGTGGTCGGCCGGCTGTCGCAGCGCCACGGCATCCGCATCCAGCTGCGCCCGTCCGACTCGGGCGGTACGACCGCGCTCGTCATGCTTCCCGTCGACGTGGCACAGGGCAACAAGAAGCCCACCCCGGGCAAGCCCGGCCAGGGCGCTCCCTCCACCGGTGGTCCGGCCGCCGCACAGGCCGCGGCCGGTGCCGCCGCCGCGCGTCGCCAGTCCGGCAACCAGTCGGGTCCGCCGCTCGGCGGTCCCTCGGCCGGTGGTGGCCTCCTCGGTGGTGCCCCTCAGCGTGGGCAGGTCGGCGCGGGCCAGGGCCCGCGGGCCGCGCTGCCCGGCAACCCCAGTGGTCCGGGTGGTCTCGGCAACCCCGGTGGCCCGCGTGGTCCCCAGGGTGGTCCGCCGGTGCCCCCGCAGGGCGGCCGGCCTCCGGCGGGCGCCGGTGCCGGCGGGTTCGGCGGCGGCGGTGCGTTCGGCGGCGGTCAGGCGCCCGGTGCCCCGCAGGGCCTCCAGGCCGCCGGGACCGGTGGCGCGAACGGCTTCGAGAGCTTCGACGACTCCGGCCGCCAGGGCGGCGGCTTCCCGACCGGCTCGGGCCTGCGCCCGGCCGGCGGTCCCGGTGACACCGGCGCGGCCCGGCCCGGCCAGGCCGCCGGCGGTCCGGGCGCCGTACCGCCCAAGCAGGGCAAGGAACGTTCCGGCAGGCGCCGTCCGCAGCTGCCCGGCCGCGGTGGTCCGCGCGCCGAGCTGCCCGGGGGCAACGCCCCGTCGCGGACGCCCAGCTGGAGCAACGACAACGCGCAGCCTCCGGTACCGCGCGCCTCGCTGGACGCCCCGCGCGGCCACGAGGAGCAGCCGGACGTCACCGCGCCGATGCCGCGCGTCGACCCCGGCCAGGCTCCGGGCTCGCCCATGGACTTCCCGCACAACCCGGGTGCCGACTTCGACAGCCGCCGCCCCGGCGCGGGCACGCCCGCACAGGACGGCACCGGCTCCTACACCCGCTCCGACGTCTACGGCGGGGCCGGTGCTCCGCCGGCGCCCACCGGTCCGTCCCGGGGTGCCTCGCAGGACCCGTCGTCCACCGGCCAGTTCGCCGTGACGGGTTACGACGGCTCCGGCACGGGCCAGTTCCCGGCGCCGGGCCGGCAGAACCCGCAGGGCACCGGCCAGTTCGGTGCTCCCGGCCGACCCGGTCCGCAGGACCCGGCACAGTTCGGCGCGCCCGGCCGGCAGAACGGCCAGGGCCCCGGGCGGTACGACGCGCCGGGCCGGCAGAACTCCCAGGACACCGGCCAGTTCGAGCGGCCGCAGGTCAACGGGGAGGGCTTCAACGCGCCCCGCCCACCCATGCCGCCGCAGCGTCCCCCGGTGCCGCCACAGCGTCCGGCGCGCCCGCAGGAGCCGGAGGCACTGCCTCCGGCGACGGGTCCGATGGACGGCCGTACCCCGCTCTACGACACGCTGGAGACCAACTGGTTCCACGGTCAGGGCGGCCAGAACGGTCAGAACGGCCAGCAGCAGGGACAGCAGAGCAACGGTTCCGCGCCGCAGCAGCCTGCCGCCCCCGCTCCCCAGACTCCGGTCGCTCCTCAGCGTCCGGCGAGCCCCGCCGCGCCCGCTTCCACCAGCTGGCGCAGCACGCCCAACGACGACCTGGTCCGCCAGGCCGAACGTGCCCGGCAGCCTTCGGCGGGCGGGGTCACCACCTCCGGCCTGCCGCGCCGGGTCCCGCGCGCGAACCTCGTGCCGGGCACGGCTCAGCAGCAACAGCACCAAACCGGTCCGCAGGTCTCGCGTTCGCCTGACGACGTACGCGGCCGGCTGACCAATCTCCGTCGGGGCATCGCGCAGGGTCGACAGGCCGGCAACGGCCAGACCGGCAGCTTCCCGAGCCCCACTCACCAGCAGGAGCGTTAG
- a CDS encoding HAD family hydrolase: MDIKAVLWDVDDTLFDYTAADRAGMRDHLTAEGLSLGHDSVEDALTRWRELTSLHWRRYAAGEGDWESTRRDRVRDFHGQPLSDAEADAWFERYIAHYERAWTLFPDVVPVLDALAASHRHAVLSNSSLPVQERKLRALGVWDRFETVLCAEQLGIHKPAAEAFHVACEALELPPHEVAYVGDHPEIDGRGAADAGLLSVWIDRGGLYATVDPPAGPHRIATLAELPAILGSDTRFGAPSTFG; encoded by the coding sequence ATGGACATCAAGGCCGTGCTCTGGGACGTCGACGACACCCTTTTCGACTACACCGCGGCCGACCGGGCCGGCATGCGCGACCATCTCACCGCCGAGGGCCTGAGCCTCGGACACGACTCCGTCGAGGACGCCCTGACCCGCTGGCGCGAACTGACCAGCCTGCACTGGCGGCGGTACGCGGCGGGCGAGGGCGACTGGGAGTCCACCCGCCGCGACCGGGTGCGGGACTTCCACGGGCAGCCCCTGAGCGACGCCGAGGCCGACGCCTGGTTCGAGCGCTACATCGCCCACTACGAGCGGGCCTGGACGCTCTTCCCGGACGTCGTGCCGGTCCTGGACGCGCTGGCCGCCAGCCACCGGCACGCGGTGCTGTCCAACTCCAGCCTCCCCGTCCAGGAACGCAAGCTCCGCGCGCTCGGCGTGTGGGACCGCTTCGAGACGGTGCTCTGCGCCGAGCAACTGGGCATCCACAAACCGGCCGCCGAGGCGTTCCACGTGGCCTGCGAGGCCCTGGAGCTGCCCCCGCACGAGGTCGCCTACGTCGGTGATCACCCGGAGATCGACGGCCGGGGCGCGGCCGACGCCGGACTGCTGTCGGTGTGGATCGACCGCGGCGGCCTCTACGCGACCGTCGACCCGCCCGCCGGGCCGCACCGGATCGCCACCCTCGCCGAACTCCCGGCGATCCTCGGCTCGGATACCCGTTTTGGAGCGCCGTCCACCTTCGGGTAA
- the gltX gene encoding glutamate--tRNA ligase — MANGSVRVRFCPSPTGNPHVGLVRTALFNWAFARHTGGTFVFRIEDTDAARDSEESYEQLLDSLRWLGFTWDEGPEVGGPHAPYRQSQRMETYQEVAEKLKDAGRAYHCYCTASELEERRDAARAAGRPSGYDGKCREVTPEQKARYEAEGREPIVRFRMPDETITFTDLVRGELTFTPENVPDYGIVRANGAPLYTLVNPVDDALMEITHVLRGEDLLSSTPRQIALYKALIELGIAKEVPSFGHLPYVMGEGNKKLSKRDPQSSLNLYRERGFLPEGLLNYLSLLGWSLSADKDIFTIEEMVAAFDVADVNPNPARFDLKKAEAINADHIRLLDVKEFTGRCAPWLQAPFAPWAPEDFDEAKWEAIAPHAQTRLKVLSEITENVDFLFLPEPVEDEASWAKAMKEGSDALLRTAREKLEGADWTSAESLKEAVLAAGEAHGLKLGKAQAPVRVAVTGRTVGLPLFESLEILGREKTLARIDAALAKLTA; from the coding sequence GTGGCTAACGGCTCCGTCCGCGTACGTTTCTGTCCGTCCCCGACCGGCAACCCCCATGTGGGTCTGGTCCGCACGGCCCTGTTCAACTGGGCGTTCGCCCGCCACACCGGCGGCACGTTCGTCTTCCGCATCGAGGACACCGACGCGGCCCGCGACTCCGAGGAGTCCTACGAGCAGCTCCTGGACTCCCTGCGCTGGCTGGGCTTCACCTGGGACGAGGGCCCCGAGGTCGGCGGCCCGCACGCGCCGTACCGCCAGTCGCAGCGCATGGAGACGTACCAGGAGGTGGCCGAGAAGCTCAAGGACGCCGGCCGCGCCTACCACTGTTACTGCACCGCCTCCGAGCTGGAGGAGCGCCGCGACGCCGCCCGCGCCGCCGGCAGGCCCTCCGGCTACGACGGCAAGTGCCGCGAGGTCACGCCGGAGCAGAAGGCGCGCTACGAGGCCGAGGGCCGCGAGCCGATCGTCCGCTTCCGGATGCCCGACGAGACGATCACCTTCACGGACCTGGTCCGCGGCGAGCTGACCTTCACCCCGGAGAACGTGCCGGACTACGGCATCGTCCGCGCGAACGGCGCCCCGCTCTACACGCTCGTCAACCCCGTCGACGACGCCCTCATGGAGATCACCCACGTCCTGCGCGGCGAGGACCTGCTGTCCTCCACCCCCCGCCAGATCGCCCTCTACAAGGCGCTGATCGAGCTGGGCATCGCCAAGGAGGTCCCGTCCTTCGGGCACCTGCCGTACGTGATGGGCGAGGGCAACAAGAAGCTGTCGAAGCGCGACCCGCAGTCCTCGCTCAACCTCTACCGGGAACGCGGCTTCCTGCCCGAGGGCCTGCTCAACTACCTCTCCCTGCTCGGCTGGTCGCTCTCCGCCGACAAGGACATCTTCACGATCGAGGAGATGGTCGCCGCCTTCGACGTCGCGGACGTGAACCCCAACCCGGCCCGCTTCGACCTCAAGAAGGCCGAGGCGATCAACGCCGACCACATCCGTCTGCTGGACGTGAAGGAGTTCACCGGGCGCTGCGCCCCCTGGCTGCAGGCCCCCTTCGCCCCCTGGGCGCCCGAGGACTTCGACGAGGCCAAGTGGGAGGCCATCGCCCCGCACGCGCAGACCCGTCTGAAGGTCCTCTCCGAGATCACGGAGAACGTCGACTTCCTGTTCCTGCCGGAGCCGGTGGAGGACGAGGCGAGCTGGGCGAAGGCCATGAAGGAGGGCTCCGACGCCCTCCTGCGCACGGCGAGGGAGAAGCTGGAGGGGGCCGACTGGACCTCGGCCGAGTCCCTGAAGGAGGCCGTTCTGGCCGCCGGCGAGGCCCACGGCCTCAAGCTCGGCAAGGCGCAGGCCCCCGTCCGTGTCGCCGTCACCGGCCGCACGGTCGGCCTCCCGCTCTTCGAGTCCCTGGAGATCCTGGGCAGGGAGAAGACGCTGGCCCGGATCGATGCGGCCCTGGCGAAGCTGACCGCGTAA
- a CDS encoding fumarylacetoacetate hydrolase family protein → MRIARFSIDGNVAFGAIEGDKPDELVLDIIKGIPFADFQLSGTKVPLSKVRLLPPVLPNKVVAFGRNYAAHARELGNEVPDAPFAFFKPATSVIGSGDDIQYPAFSQELHHEAELAVVIGRLCREVPRERVKDVIFGYTCANDVTARDVQKREKQWARAKGFDTSCPLGPWVETDLDPSDLTIQLTVNGGQRQLGRTSEMIHSIEDLIVNITEAMTLLPGDVILTGTPAGVGPLNVGDEVAVTIEGIGTLTNKVIKRG, encoded by the coding sequence GTGCGCATCGCCAGGTTCTCCATCGACGGGAACGTAGCCTTCGGCGCGATCGAGGGCGACAAGCCGGACGAGCTCGTCCTCGACATCATCAAGGGCATCCCGTTCGCGGACTTCCAGCTCTCCGGTACGAAGGTCCCGCTCAGCAAGGTCAGGCTGCTGCCGCCGGTGCTCCCCAACAAGGTGGTGGCCTTCGGCCGCAACTACGCCGCACACGCGCGCGAGCTGGGCAACGAGGTCCCGGACGCCCCGTTCGCCTTCTTCAAGCCGGCCACCTCGGTGATCGGCTCCGGCGACGACATCCAGTACCCCGCGTTCTCCCAGGAACTGCACCACGAGGCCGAGCTGGCCGTCGTCATCGGCCGGCTCTGCCGCGAGGTCCCGCGCGAACGCGTCAAGGACGTGATCTTCGGCTATACCTGCGCCAACGACGTCACCGCACGGGACGTCCAGAAGCGCGAGAAGCAGTGGGCCAGGGCCAAGGGCTTCGACACCTCCTGCCCGCTGGGCCCCTGGGTGGAGACGGACCTCGACCCGAGCGACCTGACCATCCAGCTCACCGTCAACGGCGGTCAGCGCCAGCTGGGCCGCACCAGCGAGATGATCCACTCCATCGAGGACCTGATCGTCAACATCACCGAGGCCATGACGCTGCTCCCCGGCGACGTGATCCTCACGGGCACCCCGGCAGGGGTCGGCCCCCTCAACGTCGGCGACGAGGTCGCCGTCACCATCGAAGGCATCGGCACTCTCACCAACAAGGTGATCAAGCGTGGCTAA
- a CDS encoding MerR family transcriptional regulator: MRLAELSERSGVSTATIKYYLREGLLAPGRQVNATTAEYDEEHLRRLRLVRALIQVGKVPVVNAREVLRHVDDESLGRTIRLGAALWALPQTPGPDEEDPVTVAATAEVDRLLQRLGWDAARETGALSPVHRSLVALVATLLRLGYPCDAESMAPYAELMHKAAVRDLDRMETCESDTEMVEQAVSSAVLFEPVLRSLHRLAQEEESARRYGIE, translated from the coding sequence ATGCGGCTGGCGGAGCTGAGCGAGCGCAGCGGGGTGTCCACGGCGACGATCAAGTACTACCTGCGCGAAGGCCTGTTGGCGCCGGGCCGCCAGGTCAACGCGACCACGGCGGAGTACGACGAGGAGCATCTGCGCCGGCTGCGGCTGGTGCGGGCGTTGATCCAGGTGGGCAAGGTGCCGGTGGTGAACGCCCGGGAGGTGCTCCGGCACGTGGACGACGAGTCGCTGGGCCGTACGATCCGGCTCGGCGCGGCCCTGTGGGCCCTGCCGCAGACCCCCGGCCCGGACGAGGAGGACCCGGTCACCGTCGCCGCGACGGCCGAGGTGGACCGGCTGCTGCAGCGGCTGGGCTGGGACGCGGCGCGGGAGACCGGCGCCCTCTCCCCCGTCCACCGTTCACTGGTGGCGCTGGTCGCGACACTGCTGCGGCTCGGCTATCCGTGCGACGCCGAAAGCATGGCCCCGTACGCCGAGTTGATGCACAAGGCAGCCGTGCGGGACCTGGACCGCATGGAGACCTGTGAGTCCGACACGGAGATGGTCGAGCAGGCGGTCTCGTCGGCGGTGCTCTTCGAGCCGGTGCTGCGCTCGCTGCACCGGCTGGCCCAGGAGGAGGAGTCGGCCCGGCGGTACGGCATCGAGTAG